The nucleotide window GTCAAATAAAATTTGACAATTATTATTTTGATAATATCAATATGAAAAATCCGATTATTTGTTTTGCTGTTATTATAAAACAATAGGATTATAACCGTTATAGTAATTTTACCCGCTATTATGTCTGTACATATTTCTCATCTCACAAAATTATTTGGCGAACAAGCTGCTGTTAATGATATTTCATTTGCAGTAAACCCAGGTGAAATTCTGGGATTTCTGGGGCCAAACGGTGCAGGAAAAAGTACTACCATGAAAATTATTACCGGATATATTCCACAAACATCAGGTAGTGCAACTGTTTGCGGATTTGATGTGGAGAAACAAAGTTTAGATGTAAGAAGACATATAGGATATCTGCCGGAAAATAATCCGCTTTATACCGATATGTATATAAAGGAGTATCTGGAATTTGTGGCAAGGCTGCATGGGATGAAATCCTTTGGAAAGCGAGTGGAGGAAATGATTGCATTAACAGGACTAACTCCTGAGCGCAAAAAGAAAATCGGGCAACTATCAAAAGGGTACAGACAGCGTGTGGGATTGGCTCAGGCAATGTTGCACAATCCGGATGTTTTGATTTTGGATGAACCTACTTCAGGTTTAGATCCAAATCAATTGGTGGAGGTGCGCAATCTGATAAAACAATTGGGAAAAGAAAAAACAGTGATTCTCAGTACACATATTATGCAGGAAGTACAAGCCATTTGCAACAGAGCCATTATTATTAATAAAGGAGTGATTGTAGCAGATGATACTGTTGACGCTTTGCGCAATACCTCTGCCGATACATCTATAATCAATGCTACATTTAAAGAAACTGTGGAAATAGCATTGATAAAAAAACTTCAAGGTGTTACTCATGTAAAGCATATTGGAAACAGTCAATTTATTATTCAATACAGCGGCAATGCAGATATGCGGGAACAGCTTTTTCGTTTTGCAGTTGATAATCAACTTACACTATTAAACTTGCAAATAGAACGACAAGAACTGGAAGACATATTCCAACAACTCACTTCAGGAAATAAAATAAATCTATAAGCGTGATTGCAATCTACAGGAAAGAATTAAATGTTTTTTTGAGTTCCTTAATTGGTTATATAACTATCACCATTTTTTTGTTGGCGAATGGATTATTTAATTGGGTATTTACTGATACCAGTATTTTAGAAAGTGGATTCGCCAGCTTAGATCCATTTTTCAATTTTGCTCCCTGGATTTTTATGTTTTTAATTCCCGCAATTACAATGCGTTCGTTTGCCGAAGAAAGAAGTACAGGCACAATTGAATTTCTTGCAACAAGACCTGTTACGGATTTACAAATTATTCTCGGGAAATTTTTTGCTGCATCCACCTTGGTGCTGTTCTCCGTGCTGCCAACTATTTTATATTATTTCACCGTGAGCAGACTTGCATCGCCTCCCGGCAATGTAGATACCGGCGGCATTATCGGATCTTATATTGGTTTAATTTTATTGGGCTGCACTTTTGTTGCCATTTCCATTTTCACTTCATCCATCAGCAATAATCAGATTGTTGCTTTTATTGGTGGTTTGTTTGCGTGTTTCTTTTTTTATTATGCATTCGATGCCATGGCGCTGTTGCCATTTTTTGTGGGAAGCGCAGATAAAATATTTTATGCATTTAGCATTAACCAACATTATTTAAATATCAGCAAAGGCTATATTGATTTTAGAGATGTAGTTTATTTTGCAAGTGCTATCGGATTATTTCTCTATTTAACTAAAACAAGTTTTGAAAGTAGAAAATGGTAAATAATCTTTCACACTATTCACGCAACAGACGCAGAGCTCTACTGCGATTATTGTTAGTTACCGCAATGCTGATATTGCTGAATTATGCATGCTCACAATTATTTTATCGCATTGATCTTACTGAAGAAAAAAGATTTTCGCTGAGCGAACCGACTAAAGAATTACTGCGCAATCAGGATGATATTATTTATGTGAAAATTTATTTGAGTGGCGACTTAACACCAAACCTGAAGCAATTGCAACAAAGCACAGTTGAAATGCTAAAACAATTTCAGGCGTATGGCAACGAAAATATTCAGTATGAAATTTCAAATCCATTTGACATTCCCGATGAAAATAATCTTGCTGCATATTTAAAAGAGTTGGAAGCGCAACAAGTATTTTCTATTCCCTTTGGTATTTCGGAAAAAGAACAGAGCAGCCGTTCCTTTTTATTTCCTTATGCTGTTGTAAATTATCATGGGAAAGATAAAACGGTGATGTTGATTGATCAAATTCAACCCCTCTCTCCTGTGTATGATCCTACAGTTGCAATTTCATTATTGGAATATAAATTTTCAAAAGCTATCCGCTTATTATCGGATGATAAAAAACCGTCCATTGCTTTTATTGCCGGTCATGATGAATTAGACACATTGTATGTTCAGGACATTGCAATTTCACTAAATGAATTGTACGATGTGTATCGTCTCGACTTACCGAATTCAGAATATATTGACACCACTTATAATGTAATTGTAATTGCAAAACCACGCAGTGCTTTCAGCGATGCAGATAAATATAAAATAGATCAGTACCTGATGTACGGCGGAAATATTTTATGGTTGATAGATCCGGTAATTGCAGATTTTGATAGCTTGAAACGCAGTGGTGAATTTACTAGTGTTGATTACGACTTGCGGATAATGGATCAGTTAATTCAATATGGTGCAAGAGTAAATAATACGATAATTCAGGATAAGCAATGCACAAATATTATGGTACCGTTTGGCAATACATTTCAACCTCGCCCCTGGCTATACAATCCAATTATTACCGGTTTTAATAAACAAAGTCCGATTGTAAAAAACATTGATGCCATTGAAGGAAAGTTTATGAGTACTGTAGATACACTTGCAGTGCCCGGCATTAAAAAAACTATTTTGCTCACCACCTCTCCTGCAAGCAGGTTTCTTATAAGTCCTACCCGTATTACTTATAATATTGTGCAATCGCAATATATGCCTAAAGATGAGCAGTTTAATAAACCCAATTTACCGGTGGCTGTATTATTAGAAGGAAATTTTACTTCTGCTTTTATATCACGTAAACCCACAGCAAAATTATTAGAGCAACAGCGCATTGGTAATGGTGTATTTAAAGAGAAGGGCGAAACTGCAAAAATGATAGTGATTGGCGATGGTGATATGATAAAAAATTATGTGGATCAGGAAGGGAAAATATATCCGTTGGGAGCAAATAATATTGAGAAATATATATTCGGGAATAAAGATTTTCTTTTGAATTGCATTGAATATTTAAGTGATCTCAGTGGACTAATGGAAACTCGTGCTAAAGAAGTAAAATTGCGACCACTTAATCAGGAACGTGTGAAAGCAGACCGCACCCAATGGCAAATCATTAATATTGCGGTTCCAATATTTTTACTTTATTTGTTCAGCGGTATTTATAATTATATACGCAACAGGAAATACAATCATTAACATGAAAAGAAATTTATTCTATTTCGCAATAGTTATTATTCTCGGCACAATTGCTTTTTTTATTTTTAATAAAAAGGATACCGGTTCCTTTGAAAGCAATGAAGCAGAATTTAAAGTAAGCGATACCGCAAGTATTGGAAAAATATTTCTAGCTGATTTAAAAGGCAATACTATTCTCGTGGAACGCAAAGAAGGCTATTGGGAAGTAAATAATTCTTTTCATGCAAGGCCCGAAATTGTACAGAGTTTACTCATCACTTTTATGCAATTGGAAGTGAATGCACCTGTTGCTAAATCCATGTACAATACAGTTGTTAGAGATATTGCCGGCGATCATATTAAAGTGGAGATTTACAATCGAAAAAACAAAAAACTAAAAAGCTATTTTATCGGATCTCCCAACAGTTCTTATCGTGGCAACTTCATGTTGATGGAAGGTTCTAAAGTTCCTTTTGTAGTTACTATACCCGGATTTCAGGGATTCGTTTCCTCACGATTTTTCTTAGAACCGGATCAATGGAAAGATAGAAGCATTTTTGCTTACAACCCTGCTGCAATAATAAAAGTAGAAGTAGAATATCCGCATATTCCCGATTCTTCTTTCACTATTTTGCGCACTAATGATTCTGTATTTACAATGCAAAGCACTACTTCGGGAACTATGAATCCGGAGTTAGGCAGATATTTTTTCAATCAGTTTAAAAGACTGAATTGTGAATTTTATGTGATTGATAATTTTATCATGGATTCGTTGTTGCAAGAAAAACCGGTGTGCATTATCACCGTTACAAATAATGAAGGCAAAGAAAATACTGTGGATATTTATTTCAAACCAATTGGATTTACCAGTCGCACACAATTTGCTAAAGGAGATGTGGAATTAAGCTATGACGTTGACAAATTCTACGCAATCTTCAACGATAAACAAAGTCTTGCAGTGATTCAGAATTTTGTTTTCGGAAAATTATTTATTGGCCCGCATTATTTCTATCGTACACGGCCGGCACAGGAGAATTTATTATTGGATGCAATTACAAAACCTCTGGCAAATTAAATTGAAGTTTTGATTATTGCTTTATCAATGCATTAAAAACAGAGCCCTGGTCTGTATCACATCGCAAAATATATATTCCTTTTACAAATTGATTTACCGGAAATTGCAATTGTGTACCGGGAACAATGCTCATCTTGTTTTGCCAAATCAATTTACCTTCTATCGTATAGACAAATATTGATTGAATTGAAATCGTAGAATTATTTGTAATACTGCAATTATCTGTTACAGGATTTGGATAAATTAAAATTTGGCTATTGCTTAATGATGTATGAATATCAACAGGAATTATACGTTGCAACATTACCTTAAATAATTTATTACTCGCACTGCTTAATCCAAAATTACCTGCCTCGGCTTCTATACCTCCAAAAATATATCCGGCGAAAATTTCTCCATCAATTGCATCTAATTGAATTACATGATTGCTGTATTGTGGTACTTCAGAGGAAGGAATAAATACGGCATTGCTTCCCAACAAAGTTTCAAAAGATTCGGGATGTAAAAATTGCGCACTGCTTCCATCGGGATTTCTTATTACTGTAGAAATATCAGGAGTAAATGGAATATTTAAATCTTCTAAAACAACTTTGTTTATTGTGTCGAAATAAAACTGACTGATGCCACCAAAAAAAGTAGTGTAAGCAATTTCTGATTCAGAATCATAAACACTCAACACCGGACAAGTATAATTACTAAAGCGATGTTGCATTGAAGAATCTACGGTGTAATTATCCTCGGATAAATACATATTAGTTAACCACGGAATATTGCTTTCGTATTGAAATACGCCGGAGTATTCCGCTAATCCTGGAACAGCTCCGGGATACATTATTGGTTTGAAATTTAAATCACGACGATGAAAATTTATACTATCTGTTATCTGTTCCACTTCACCTACAGAAAGAGAAACACCATCATCATTTATAAAAAACTTGTAAACGCTATTTGTATAAATCTGCGTAAACATCTCCGAATGAATTTGTGTGTAGATGCCACTGAAATTCTGCCCACCAAAAAGATATGCTTTATCATTTAACCATTGTGATTCTCCACCGGTAATGCGAAACATTTCGTCAGTAATAAATCTGAAAGCAGAATGTATTTCACCATCAGATAACAACGCCTCTTCTAAAATTTCCAGATCAACAGCAATTAATTGCGGGAACGTAATAAAAGTTAATGATGCAGAATCCAGTCCATATCCACCGATGATATATAAGTAATTATCCCGCTGTAAAAATTCAGTATTTGTAGAACGCAACTGATCTGCTAAATTCAAATCAAGACCATACACTTCTTTAGACCAATATTCACCAGACACCGGATCGAGCATCCAAACAAAATGATTTGCCTCTTCTTGTGCAAATGGATCAGGAGGAAACATACCGTGCATACCTCCAATTCTTCCGGCTAAAAAAAACCATTTACCATCCCACTCTCCAAATGCGGAAGATTGCAATCCCGGCCAGTCCATCCAGGTAATTTCCTGAAGGCTGATGGAATAGGGAATAGAATCTTGTTGTGCAACGATGTGGATATAGTTACATAAAAAGGCTGTGAACACCAGTATTTTCAAGCTTTTAAACATAGTGTCAAAGATACTTTGTAATCCACTATCTGTTGAAAACAAATTAAACCCTTATAATTACCTTTGGTCAAAATAAAAGAGCCTTATAAATGAAATTTATTGTAAGCACCACATCGTTGCTCCGCAATCTGCAGATGGTGAATGGAGTGATTAGCAGCAACACTGTATTACCAATATTGGAAGATTTTCTTTTTGAATTAAATAAAAATCAACTGACTATTTCGGGTACTGATTTAGAAACTTCCATTACAACTACTCTTGATATTGAATCAAAAGTGGAAGGAAAGGTGGCGATACCTGCCCGCATTTTAGTGGAATATCTGAAAACATTACCCGAGCAACCACTTACTATTGATATAGATGAAGAATCTTTCGCAGTGGAAATAACTACAGACAGAGGTAAGTATAAACTGAACGGTGAAAACGGAAATGATTTCCCCCGCATTCCTGTGGCTGATGAAGTGAGCGAGCTTACTTTGAGTACTAGCGTATTGCAGAAGGCGATAAATAAAACGTTATTTGCAGCAAGTACGGATGAATTGCGTCCGCAAATGACGGGTGTATATTTTCAATTGAGTAATGAAGGGATCACTTTTGTTGCCACGGATGCACATAAACTTGTGCGCTATAAAAGAACAGATACCAAGCACGATAAAAACAATTCTTTCATCGTTCCAAAACGTGCATTAAATCTTTTAAAATCTGTGTTGCCTGCGGAAGATTCTCAAGTACAGATTTCTTACAACAGCTCTAATGCATTTTTTATATTTAATGATATCAAACTTATTTGCCGTTTGATTGATGCTCGTTATCCTGATTATAATGCAGTGATACCAAAAGACAATCCGAATAAATTATTGGTGAGCCGTGCAGATTTACTAAACACCTTGCGTCGTGTAATGATATTTTCAAACAAAACAACACATCAGGTGAATTTAAAAATTAATGGCAATGCACTTACTATGTCAGCACAGGATCTTGACTTTAATAATGAGGCAAAAGAAAGTTTGGACTGTCAATATTCAGGTGAGGATATGGAGATTGGTTTTAATGCAAAATTTTTATTGGAGATGCTGAATGCAATGGATAATGAAGAAGTAAAAATGGAACTCTCTACACCTTCCAGGGCCGGGATCTTATTACCTACAGAAGCAGAAGATGGAGAAGACTTATTGATGTTGGTGATGCCTGTTATGATTAATGTTTAATTTCTTTTTTAAGTAAAATATAAAACCATCTTTCGAGATGGTTTTTTTTATGTAATTAAAATATTTACCACATAGATACTTTGATAAAAACCAAATAATACTTAATTTTTTTTACCACATAGGAGGCACATAGAAATATAAAAGATAAGTTTTCATTTTATTTATTTGTGAAATAATTCTTCCAACTCACCCCTGCCCCTCTCTTCGGAAGAGAGGGGATTATCCGTGTGAATTTTAGTTTATTTATGAACTCTTTAACCTCATAGATACATAGAAAATAAAAAAGATAAGTTTTCAATAGAATTTAACCTATGTACCTATGTGGTTAAAATATTTTACTTTTTCACCACACCAAACTCAATTGTTTCTGCACCAAAATTTTTGTAGAAATTCCATATCCCGGGAATCATACTTCCCTCAAAATCGAAGATGAAATCAGCGCCGATATATTTTTTAAATATATCATCAATAAGTGTAGTCATCGCATTTAATTTTCTACCCGCTTTAGTGGAAGCCGCTAAAAGATAAATCAGCTTGTTATTACTTTTTATTATAAAAGCAGCAGCAAGAATTTGGTGATCTTTATCCGTTATCTGCACTACAAATCCTTTGTTATTTCTTACGATAGTTTGCAGTAAATTTTTCAACCTTTCGTAATCCGCATTCTTCAAGCCTTTCACTTTATCACCAATGTTTTTACGGGTAAAATCTACAATTGCAGATGTATCTGTGCTGTAATGAATTTCAAAATTTAT belongs to Bacteroidota bacterium and includes:
- the gldA gene encoding gliding motility-associated ABC transporter ATP-binding subunit GldA, which codes for MSVHISHLTKLFGEQAAVNDISFAVNPGEILGFLGPNGAGKSTTMKIITGYIPQTSGSATVCGFDVEKQSLDVRRHIGYLPENNPLYTDMYIKEYLEFVARLHGMKSFGKRVEEMIALTGLTPERKKKIGQLSKGYRQRVGLAQAMLHNPDVLILDEPTSGLDPNQLVEVRNLIKQLGKEKTVILSTHIMQEVQAICNRAIIINKGVIVADDTVDALRNTSADTSIINATFKETVEIALIKKLQGVTHVKHIGNSQFIIQYSGNADMREQLFRFAVDNQLTLLNLQIERQELEDIFQQLTSGNKINL
- the gldF gene encoding gliding motility-associated ABC transporter permease subunit GldF encodes the protein MIAIYRKELNVFLSSLIGYITITIFLLANGLFNWVFTDTSILESGFASLDPFFNFAPWIFMFLIPAITMRSFAEERSTGTIEFLATRPVTDLQIILGKFFAASTLVLFSVLPTILYYFTVSRLASPPGNVDTGGIIGSYIGLILLGCTFVAISIFTSSISNNQIVAFIGGLFACFFFYYAFDAMALLPFFVGSADKIFYAFSINQHYLNISKGYIDFRDVVYFASAIGLFLYLTKTSFESRKW
- the gldG gene encoding gliding motility-associated ABC transporter substrate-binding protein GldG, which produces MVNNLSHYSRNRRRALLRLLLVTAMLILLNYACSQLFYRIDLTEEKRFSLSEPTKELLRNQDDIIYVKIYLSGDLTPNLKQLQQSTVEMLKQFQAYGNENIQYEISNPFDIPDENNLAAYLKELEAQQVFSIPFGISEKEQSSRSFLFPYAVVNYHGKDKTVMLIDQIQPLSPVYDPTVAISLLEYKFSKAIRLLSDDKKPSIAFIAGHDELDTLYVQDIAISLNELYDVYRLDLPNSEYIDTTYNVIVIAKPRSAFSDADKYKIDQYLMYGGNILWLIDPVIADFDSLKRSGEFTSVDYDLRIMDQLIQYGARVNNTIIQDKQCTNIMVPFGNTFQPRPWLYNPIITGFNKQSPIVKNIDAIEGKFMSTVDTLAVPGIKKTILLTTSPASRFLISPTRITYNIVQSQYMPKDEQFNKPNLPVAVLLEGNFTSAFISRKPTAKLLEQQRIGNGVFKEKGETAKMIVIGDGDMIKNYVDQEGKIYPLGANNIEKYIFGNKDFLLNCIEYLSDLSGLMETRAKEVKLRPLNQERVKADRTQWQIINIAVPIFLLYLFSGIYNYIRNRKYNH
- a CDS encoding T9SS type A sorting domain-containing protein — translated: MFKSLKILVFTAFLCNYIHIVAQQDSIPYSISLQEITWMDWPGLQSSAFGEWDGKWFFLAGRIGGMHGMFPPDPFAQEEANHFVWMLDPVSGEYWSKEVYGLDLNLADQLRSTNTEFLQRDNYLYIIGGYGLDSASLTFITFPQLIAVDLEILEEALLSDGEIHSAFRFITDEMFRITGGESQWLNDKAYLFGGQNFSGIYTQIHSEMFTQIYTNSVYKFFINDDGVSLSVGEVEQITDSINFHRRDLNFKPIMYPGAVPGLAEYSGVFQYESNIPWLTNMYLSEDNYTVDSSMQHRFSNYTCPVLSVYDSESEIAYTTFFGGISQFYFDTINKVVLEDLNIPFTPDISTVIRNPDGSSAQFLHPESFETLLGSNAVFIPSSEVPQYSNHVIQLDAIDGEIFAGYIFGGIEAEAGNFGLSSASNKLFKVMLQRIIPVDIHTSLSNSQILIYPNPVTDNCSITNNSTISIQSIFVYTIEGKLIWQNKMSIVPGTQLQFPVNQFVKGIYILRCDTDQGSVFNALIKQ
- the dnaN gene encoding DNA polymerase III subunit beta codes for the protein MKFIVSTTSLLRNLQMVNGVISSNTVLPILEDFLFELNKNQLTISGTDLETSITTTLDIESKVEGKVAIPARILVEYLKTLPEQPLTIDIDEESFAVEITTDRGKYKLNGENGNDFPRIPVADEVSELTLSTSVLQKAINKTLFAASTDELRPQMTGVYFQLSNEGITFVATDAHKLVRYKRTDTKHDKNNSFIVPKRALNLLKSVLPAEDSQVQISYNSSNAFFIFNDIKLICRLIDARYPDYNAVIPKDNPNKLLVSRADLLNTLRRVMIFSNKTTHQVNLKINGNALTMSAQDLDFNNEAKESLDCQYSGEDMEIGFNAKFLLEMLNAMDNEEVKMELSTPSRAGILLPTEAEDGEDLLMLVMPVMINV